AGGATGTTCAGTGAAACACTGAATACTGAATGCCTCTCGAAGTAGGTCTGTTTTATGCCTTGAATTGGGAATCCCAGCTGAACAGGTTCTTTGGAAATCTGTATTCCCCTGCCTATCCCTTAGGGTCTTTCTCAACTAACCAGATGGAGTGGAAGGAGTTTGAGGTGGCCCTACAGGGGATTCAGCAACAGCTGCGCCCTCTGTCTCAATGGCATCTCTGAGAAGTGAGCTTTGGTTACGCTAATTATAATGATCTGCTCCAGGCACTAacagaatgttttaaaacaacagttttttAATGCATAGTGGCCCATTGGCTTGGAAAGGAACATCTGTTCTCCAGTGGTTCAAACAGCTGGCACTTTGCTTGTTGGGTGGTCTTTGATCAGGTTGTCTGGCTACGCTTCCATATTCTATTTGGTGGTTTATGTTtgtctttccccccccgccccccccccccccaattagtGATATGACCTGCAGCCAGAGGAGTACTGCACATTCTCTTCAGTCTCGGGGAGgctttctgtcctcttttctctCCCAAAGTAAAAAAGGCCCTTCCAGACCAGCCCATGCAAGTGGGGCTTCTCCAACGCAGACTGTCAGTGTGCTGCTAGGGAAGAAAGAACCGACAAATCACCAGGTAATTCTCGGCTGTGTTTGTTGAAAGGTGCTTGGTATCCAAGGAGTTaacttgcagcacagcactgctccAAGCTTTTGCTTccacctgaaaaaataaaatgtccttTCCTTCCTTGCGAGTGTATGCTGGGCCTGAATGCAGCACAAGAACGGCTGCTGTTGTGTGGGGGCTTGTGGAGCCCTTGCAGGTGCTTGGTTTCTTTGCCTTCGCGTTTGCTGTTTGTTCTGCAGCCTAGCACAAGTGTAACTTTGCCAAATCattcctttgccttccagagtGCCAAAGGAAAAGACGGAACAGTGGGCTGTAAGGATGGGAAGAGCCACTTCAGTGGGTTAGTAGCAGGCGAGTCAAGTTCCCTGCAGCAGCGGCAGAAGCGCTTGCAAGAGcatgggaaggaaaggaaggaactgCTGTCAAAAGGGACCTTCCAGGTACTGGGCAACACCGCAAGGCTGGGTAGCAGAGGGCTGGTATTTCTGTAGTTGTTTGTGCTAGGTGATAAAACAAGTGCAAGTGTTCCTGTTAAGCTTCTGAATTGCTGCTCTGATATAACTGTATCAAAGGTTAATCTCTTAGAGTTAATCAACTCCTTCCACACTCGGTTTATTTCTGTGTCCCTAGAAGGGAATCAGTGTCGACATTTCAAACGGAAGAGTTGTCTTTTGTCATGATCTTTTCAACAGCCTGGTCCTGGGGAAGGGCACATTTCATCCACCTTAATGGTTAAGTTCAAATACCTTGTAATAATCCCCATTGTTTGGTGGCGGTGGGCTTGGCTCACCCATTCTGCCCAAGTAAGCTCTTTCCTGCTGGTTTGTGCAGGCTCTGTGTGGGACAGATAAAAAATGATAGAAAGTTTTCCTGGATAGGAGTGGAAATATCCTTTGTAgcaatgttttgctttttggagttttttttgcACTGTATGTTGCAGTTTTGCCTGGGGGTGTGCCTTGCTTTCTAAtctaatgaaataataaaactgtCCCGGATTTTAACTGTTGAAGGTCAGTGGACTTCTGTTCACCTGTGTATTGTCTGGCTTTCAGCAGCCACTTGGTCAAAGGATACCAAGCACAGGAGGAATGATGGCAGCATCTCAGCCATGTTTGTTTTGGCTGCGTGAAACGCTCTGCCTTGGGGGAGAGACAGTGGTGAGGGATTGTTGCCTATAGGCCCATATATGTGGCTGTTTTGTGGGGGGGAGTGCTGTTTTAGAGAAGAGAAATTACTCCACACTTAGCATTGAAGGCTCtgagagaatgtttttttttttttatggctcatttaaaacattttaattaaacattggTCAGAAAATTGCAAAGCTGTTTCCCAAGGGTATCCTTTGActttcttttctgtgatgttCCAGGTTAAGGCGGTGTTTTCCTGGCTCTGTAAAAGTTTCTTCTGGTGCTATAGAGGAAGCAGTTAATACTTTCCTTTTTGCTCACATGCATTGAGAACAGAAAGCTAACTGAAAGGCAGCGCTGTTTCTTTCACATGAGTGTCATTCGTTGGTTGTTATCTCCCTACATAAACTAATGCAGAGAGCGGCATTCTTTGATTTATTTCCCAATCTCTTCCAGCTTTGTGATTTCAGATGATGTGATTATGCAGTGTTTGACCCATTGCTCAAGATGTGAAAGCTACTATAAATAAGGCAGGGATATGTTAGGGAACAGGGATTCAAAACCACCAATACCATTTTGGGGCATTTCATCTTCAGAGGATGGTTTAGCAAAGGAATGCTTGCAGATGTTTTATTGGTTTGTGCGCTATATCTGCTTCTTGTTCAGCTTCTGGCGGCAAGGGAGGACTATGCTGCTTTCAAACACTTATGTGTGCTGCAGTCCAGATCTTGTCTCATTCAGATACCTTCACCTCCTAAAACTCCATTTGTTCTGTCTGCCCTGTCAAGTTGGATTTTAAGCTTTTTGACTCGTGTGTCGACTCTGCTGTTGTCATCAGTCAGTTGGCTGCAGTGGTTGACGCAGTGTGCATAAACAGTCTCTGGCAGATGAGGATAATCCATCCACTGGGGCTTACCATCCAACAAGAGTTTTTGTGCAGGTTTACTGAACTGCATATTATACAGACTTAACTCATATTGCTGAATGCAAGATTTCATTGAAATATGTTGATTTGCTTGTGAATCTGTGCTCTAATGCCATCAAAATGGGCCTCTAGTATCAGCTGAGGTATGCCGAACAGATGCTGTGGTTCCTTTAATTATTACAGGAAAATGTATGTATGGCTGGGCATATGGAGTGGGATATAAACGACTCCACAACCAAGGAGGCCATATTAAATGGTGCAGTTGTGTAACACACTATCCTTGTGCTGAGAAAGGTCCCTGGCAGAAAGAGTGTTGAGCTGACAATGCTTCTGTTTCAGTGGAGCTTCTTGGTATTTTTCCCAGCAGGCTGGGGCGGCTGAAGAGCTTGAtctggagctgctgcttcctCGTATTTCATACAAGATTTCTTCCTTCAGGGCCAAAGTATTGAGAAGAAAACGGATATTAGCACAGCTGAGGCAGAGCCGTGCTCAGAGCTGCATGCTGAGCAAGTAGAGACTTCAACCAAAATGCCTACCAGCAGCGCAGAGGCTGTGGGAGTCCGGCAGGAGCAGCCTTTCATCGTCCTGAGCCAGGAGGAGTATGGGGAGCACCATTCGTCCATCATGTACTGCAGGTAACAGACTGGCAGAAGAGGGCTTTCTTATAGAAACCTCTGTAGAGGAGCAGCCGTGTCTGGCCTTTTTCTCCCAGCCTCTGTTCTGTCCAACACGTTGTGCATGTACTCTCAGTTATAGGATGTTCAAGTTGGTGTGACTGAAAATAGCCTGTAGCTTGTACAGTGAGAGTGGATGGAGATTTTTGTGACTGGGAGATGCCAGCCAGGAGGAAACTCCCTGGGAAAGCGGGATGGTATTACTTAAGGGCATTCTGCTTTGCATGTGGAGCTTGGTGTGCTTCATTGTGCCAGTTATTGTGGACGGAACACGAAGGGGCGCAAGGAAGTTCTGATTTCTGCAGAAAGAATTGGTGTGTGGCCAGGAGAGGAAGGATTACTGGGGTATCTACTCGCATCTAAGAACTTTTGGGAGAAAAATATCCAATCAGTTTCCTTCTACACATAGGGTTGATTGTTCTGGACGGAGGGTGGCCAGCTTGGATGTGGACGGGGTCATCAAAGTCTGGTCTTTTAACCCCATAATGCAAACTAAAGCTTCATCCATTTCCAAATCTCCATTGCTGTCTCTGGAATGGGCGACCAAGCGTGATCGGCTGGTGAGTAGTCTGTGTGTGGAGGCTCGAGAGTCACAGAGGATGTTGCACATTAACTTCTAGGCAGCTGCACTGAGGGTAAGATCAGAGCAACAGTTTGTTTCTGCCTCAGTTAGAGCACTAGAGTGGGGAGTGTGCCCTGTGTATTGAGCAAGGAATTCACTGCTGGTTGCCCTGAGACAGAAGTTCCCAAGCTGCAGCGCAGGTACAGCTGCAGGATAGAAGTAGCTCCTTTAAGAGAAGTGCCCCTctccaggcagagcagacagccaCTTGTAAATGCAGGCAGAGGCAAGCTGGTACAACAGCCCCTGGGAActctgcagcagggagctgtggagCTTTACTCCCACCctgagcagggaagggagagcagggTGGCATTCTGCTTGTGCAGGGATGAAAAGGGCTCCATAGCCAGTGTTATACTGGTGCCTTATGAGTTGGGGGGTGGTGTGTGCAAAAGGAGCTCGGGGCTTGTTTAAATATCATGACAGTTTCCTATAGCGCATTTTCTCCAGTTCTGTTACCAGAGAGGAGCCTTAAATTACATGCATTCTTCTGAGTCCTAGAACTGTTGCTAGTGTTTTGTGGCCTTGGCGAAGAGACAGGGCTGCGTGAGAAGGCAGGCCTGCAACTGAGGGAACATTGTTCATGTTCTGGCACTGATGATGTGTTGCTGCTAACCCCAAAATGCCACCTGTGAAGAGCTGGTGCTACAGCTtgtctctttcttctgttttgctcttaaaaagGAAGTTGTCTATGCAGTTGTTCTgatgtttcttctgctttgtggAGTTTATTTCCTACTTTCTGATAGAAAGAGTCTTCTTTCTGAAATACATGGGGATTCAGCAGCAAATCAGGCTCCAAAGTGAGAAGGATCTGGCTTGCTGAATTTCCTTTGAAATGCGTCTCTCCATGGTTTTACTTTTGATTTAAATTGTAGCACCATTGATAAAGCATGTGTGAGCCCTTCTGAATGATTTCGTTCTCCCCTGGATGAAAGGAGGTGGCTTCTACTTGGTTTTGCTCTTAAACTTAAGATTGCTAATTCTGTGCTAGTCTTTCCGTGCTCACCTAGATATTGAGACTGCATGTATGTTTTGCATCCTATAATGTTGAGCCATACTCTAGAAAGTGGCTTTTACTCCACCGTAGTGCCTATCAGATCTTTTTCTCACTGGAAAGCAGTGCTTTCACTCTGACTTCTATGGCTCTGGGGTAGTGCTACTCAGTGTGCTATGCACAGAAGGACGAGATGTACCTTAATGGAGTGATGTTTAATCCAGATGCATAAGTAGAAACAAAAAATTACTCTATGGTGTTGGTGGTTGTTGAACAGCGTCATTGTACTCACACACACTCCTTCTGTCTCCTTCTTGCTGGTTTCAAGCTATTGCTTGGCAGTGGGGTTGGGACGGTTCGTCTTTATGACACAGAAGCGAAGAAGAATCTCTGTGAAATCAGCATTGATGAAGACATGCCCAGGTAATTCTGgaatacttattttttattttttttatataaaaatgttgtTGCGTTTGACTGTGAAAAGGTAGGTGAAGTCTCAACGTTCCTGCTTCTTTCCTGTAGCTGCAGGACTGTCTAGCCTTCATGCAGAGGGCAGTCCCTGTCTGAGCAGGGTAAAAACTGTGCAGTTAAATGCGAGACACTCAAAATCTGTCTAAGCACATGAATGCTGTCTGTCTTTACAGTGCACCCTGCCCTGAAGCATCTTAGTGCGAAAGCTTGTAGTCAAGTATTGTGCTTGAGGCAGTTGCTGGAGAGAGGCAGTTCAGACTGTTTGTTGTGTTTCAGGATCCTCTCGCTTGCCTGCAGCCCAAGTGGGGCCTCCTTTGTCTGTTCCGCGGCAGCCCAGAGCCCCATCTCGCACATGGACTTCTCAGCAGTCAGCTCCGGGGGCAAAAGCATGAACCAAGTTCCTGGGAAGCTGCTACTGTGGGACACTAAAACAATGAAGCAGCAGGTACTTGCTgggtttcttccctttctcagtcTGCTTGCGGAGAATGAGTgtcatctcttcctctttctaaATTATGAGGACTTTCTTTTCAAtacccttctttttccccccccccctccctcccttcccctctatCCCATGCAGGATAAAAATGAATAGTGTAAGTAGCTGTgttgtttgggtggggtttttttgttttgttggtgtgttgggtttttctgaGGGATTTTTCAAAATAGTCCCTAGCCTTGTTTCTATCCTGCACGTATGGTTTGTGACATGAAATGTCCCAAGTGGATCGAATGATACTTTGCTCAGGGTTTCTCCAGTTACACTATAccgaagggtttttttttttctgctatatcCCCTGCCCTACCTGTTTTTAAGTGAAGTGCTTCTTTCAGAGGTGTCATCTTATATCATCTTCTCCATTGTTTCGATTCAGATGGGTCAGATTCTGGCAGGGAATCCTATCCCATCCCTCGCCTTTGCCCTTAAGAAATACTGTCCCTGACATGTAGGAGAAAGCAACATACTCAAGCTAATACCTGCCAGAAGCTGATTTTGCAGCCTTGAGGCCATGGCCAAAAAAAGCTGTGGCTTGGCTGATGTGAGTTGTTGGTTTAGTGTCAACAGTAAAACGCAGCTGCCAGCCTTGAAGTCTGTAGTCATGAAAGGTGTAGGGCTACaaactggaggaggaggagctctTGCTACCAGATACCgactttcctcccttccctggagATCAGCTCCTCAGCACCCTCCATCTCCGTTTCTTGGTATTAATGCAGACTTTCCTTTCCAGCTgcagttctccctggagcctgaGCCTATTGCTATTAACTGCACAGCCTTCAACCACAATGGCAACCTGCTGGTCACTGGGGCTGCAGATGGGATTGTTCGTCTCTTCGGTATGTTGAAATTGGGCAGTGAGGTGacccctcagtgtccccagctGGCTGCCTCTAGCACTGTTCTTCTGCCAGCAGGGAAGCAGCTGTGGGACATGCCTGAACACCAAGGTGGAAGCTATTTTCTCAACAATAGCTCTCAGGAGTGAATTGACACAAACTTCTGGTCTGGGTGCTGAGGTGGAGGCTGCAGTCTGTGGGAGGATGGAGCTGGCAGAAGCTGTGAGGGTGGACAGGATagcaaggggaagagaagaaagatggCAGTGGGGCATGGATACAGAATGCCTGCAGTTGACAGTGTGAGCAGCCCTGTAAAGCTGGAGGGAGAGGTGGGTAGTTACAGGCAATGATTTTTGTGGCCAGTGTAAAAGCCACATGATGGAGAATTAAGCACAGGGTGGTGGGATTGGATTGGGCTCCCCCAAGCTCGTTTAGAGGGCTGGGGCAGAGACTTTATGAATGTAAAGGACCCCTCTCTCTTCACCTCAGCTCTGTGTGAGTACGAGGAGTGTTCAGTACTGATTCTTCCCTCAGATATGCAGCAGCACGAGTGCGCCATGAGCTGGAAGGCACATGATGGGGAAGTCTACTCTGTTGAGTTCAGCTATGATGAGAACACAGTCTACAGCATAGGCGAGGATGGCAAGGTAGGCATTGGGTGGCTTTCTACTGGTCAGCGGGCAGGGAGATCCCTTCTGGAGTCTTCCCCATGTGATGGACATAGTAAAAATACCTTCAGAATCTGGAGGATCTGCGGGCTGCTAAATATAATCTTAGGTGTGCAGCATAACCGTGCTGCATTCAGTCCCTGCAGAGAGAGTGGCTGGAAAGCGTATTAACAGCTGGAGCTGCCTCAAACCTTGTCTACAAATCCTACTGTGGGTGACATCGCCTTCCTAGGGAATTCATGTGAAGATGACCTCTCTGCGCCCCTGAGATTATCACCACATTTGAAATCTGGGATTCACCCAGGGAGCAGATCCTTGACCGCTTTGCATAAATTTCCGTGTCAGTCTCTCCCCGTTGCTTATAATAAAGGCTTAAATTTCTGCAGTTCTGCAGTCTTCAGCAATAGAGGTGTCGCTCAGGGAGGGGGCTGCCTGAAGGTGTGGGTCCTTGGCTGCTGAGAGTTAAGTGCATTCCCACGAGGATCCTGCATGCCATGTGGAAGGACACATAGGCAGCAGTGCTCATGGAAGGCAGGGCGTATGTTTGCCTGGATAGTATGCACTCTTACAGCCTTTGTAGCCTATGTTTTATAAATATAGCCACTTAGCTATGGATGTCAAAATGCCATCTTCTGTTTGTGAGGAATAGCCACTTTGCTTAAAAATGACAGATGGTCCCTCTACTTTCATCCCAGTCAATTTAACTATGGGCTTTTGTCATCTCTTTGTCATTCTAGTTTATTCAGTGGAATATTCACAAAAGTGGCTTGAAGGTGTCTGAGTATGATCTTCCCAGCGAAGCTACAGGTCCTTTTGTTCTGTCTGGGTACAGTGGGTACAAGCAAGTCCAATTCCCACGAGGAAGGCTTTTTGCTTTTGACTCTGAGGGCAACTATATGTTGACGTGTTCTTCTACTGGGGGAGTAATCTTTAAGGTAAGTCTGAGAAGTAATGGGGAGTACTCCTAGGCATCTGTGCAGCTCTTGTTACAAGGCTGAAAGAGCAGCCACTGGAAGTTCTCAAGCAGCATGTATCCATCATTGCTCTGTCAAAGCTGCTGCTCAGTTTCATACAGTGTGTGTTTTAGCAGTGTGTGGTGTTCAGCAAGTGTTTGAGCCCTCTGTAAGAATTTGGCCCTCTGTATGTAGCTAGAGTATGGGTGCTCCTTGTTCTTAAAGCTTAGCTGCAACAGTTTTTTCCTTAGTGTCCAAGTGCCTAGgacaaagttttaatttttttctaaatatattgaTGCATGCCAGTTCAATGCAAAATGTGTGATTGTTTACTGATGCTCATCTTTAATCTGCCTTGTATGCTTGCTGATGTTAGTCCCAGCCTGATTCTCTTATGtactgaaatgaaatgtaagGCTGAACGGTTCCAAGTAGCCAAATTTCTGTGCCACAGAAACAAGAGGTTACTGATTGCATGCCCCTTGCCTGCCTCCTCTTGAGTCAATACCCATCAGTATAAGCCATTGCAAGGCAGATTAGATGGAATTTTTCTTTTCGTCTAGGGCATTCAGAGCACCAGCATTAACATGAGCCGTAGCTTAGACTTACGTGCTCTTCATCAGTGTGTGCTTTTAGCCTGCCTTGTTCCATTAGTGAAGCTGAGCTGCTTGAGAACACGTGCTTCTGTTGTGAGACCGGAAGCTTGTTTCCTCATGTTTGCTAATACATCTCAAATCTTCCTGATTATCAGTATACATAATTAAGCAGAAAAGGATATGCAGTCTGTAGCGGGCTTTGGCTGCTTCTGTGGGTGTATTGTCCCCACTGCAGAAACTTGCCTccttaaaattttattctttccttcttttagttAAATGGTGAGGAAAAGGTTTTGGAGAGCTGCCTTTCCCTGGGAGGACACCGAGCTCCTGTTGTCACAGTGGATTGGAGCACGGCCATGGACTGTGGAACCTGCCTCACTGCCTCTATGGATGGGAAGATTAAATTAACAACCTTACTGGCTCAAAAGTCTTAACCTGGACAGTGGTGAAGGGAAAGAGCAACAGACTTGACAAAACCAGTGTTAACTCCACAGGAACAAACTGCATGGGAGAGAAGGCAAACCACAGCCCCTCTTCTCATTGTAGCTTTTGCCTCTTGACAAACGTTAAATACATTTGCCAAACCACTGTGCAATAGAATGCCGGTATGGGACCGGATCAGTGGCAGCACTGAAAAACAAGTCTCCACTGACCCATTGTGGCAGCTGGACTCCCTCCGTTAGGGAGTCTTGAGTAGCACGTGGCGAGAAGGCTGCTGGGATCACATCAGGGGTTCTGCAGGAGAAGGTGAGGCTGGAGGAGGTACGCATGAAGCAGCACAGTGCATGGTGATAAGATGGTTCAAACTGGAAAGGCCTGTGCAAAACTAGAGTATTCTTTCAGTATAGCATTtgttgttgtgcttttttttttcttttgatttttttttttccataaaaaaaatattcccttgCACTTGCTTCCTGTGCTCTTCTCAGTTGTTGCTGCAAAACAGGGAGGGTGGCTGGGGCAGTGATGTGCCAAGAAAGTctgctgcagggagaaaaggccctTGTGCTTTCACCAGGTGCTTCTGGCACCGATACCTGCACGCTGCAGGGAACCAGTGCAAGACATCCAGGGACAAAACCAGTTATGTTTGCTTGGATGTATTGTGTTCCCTTGTGCTATCTGCTACCAACAAGAGGAGAGAGCCTGAGCCTTTCCTTAGAAATGCTTGTGTCGGAGTTCAGAAGCTACATAATGCCTAGCAGCTACCTGATGGTAGATAGGAGGGAGGGCCAGTCTGATCCTGTATTGTGCTCTCTGTCACTGGAGCTGTCTACCCCTGCCAAAATTGAGGCTAGAAGGGGCCTCATCTCTTCCATCCCcaccctgctcaaagcagtgtcAGCAAGGGCAGGTTGTGCAGGGCCGTGTCCGGTTTGGAGCatctccaagcatggagactCCACATCTCTGTGGCACAAATAAGCCATGAGTGGGCTGAGCTGGGCCTCCAGCCCATAAGCCCAGGAGGCCCACTGAGGTGTGGGTAGaggcctccagcccctgcctgagCTCTGTCATGGTGTCCCCTGTCTCCAGCTCTGGCTCAGTTGTGCCTCTGGCTGGCCATGGACCTCGCTGCTTCAGGCTGTCTTCTtggcctgcccctgccccttgctGGCTGTCACTGTGCGGCATCCTGACCCTACTTGCCACCACTGCACCTGAactgcagcccagcctggcctgACTCCCTGGCTTGccctcagagctgctgcctcacCAGGCACTTGTTCCTCCCTCTGGGCCCTCGGCTGCCTGCCCCGAGAACACCCCGCTGCCCTCACTCACGTAGGCCCTGCCCTGCTGTCCGATGGACCCCCTTTGGATCCCTGTCCCCAAGGGAGCAGCATGCctgtgctgctccctgacacccttctctcaccaccctcacaagagAAAAGGTTTTTCCTTAGGTTGAGGTGGGATTCCCCCTATTCCCACTTGCGCCCGCTTCTTCACGCCTTTCCCCTTGACAAGCTACAAATCCATCAGATCCCTGTGGGATCTGCAAAGGTTCCATGGCGACCAGAAGCCCACCCACCACCTTCTGCCCAGACCACCACGAGGATTGCTCTAAAAGGCAGGAACATTCTGGTAACATTATTAGGAGTAGCTCAGCGCTAGTCCCTGACCTGAGCACAATCGTGTCAAGCCTCACCAGAGGAAAAGGACAGAGATGGTGCTCCCTCTCAGAGACATCTGCAGGACTGATTTTTGTTCAAAGCAAGGGGGCAGAGAGAGACGTGCTAACTGCATGCATAGGAAGAGTGCCTGAGTggcctttcaaaaataaaactctcCTCCCTCAAACCTGCTGGGTCTGAAGCACTCCAATTGTGCAGCAAAACTAAGACACGTACGCAATGACGCAGTTTTTTAAATACCAAGCTGCAACAGAACACTTGGAATTAGATGCAGGGTAATGGCTGCACAAGGCGGAAGGCAAAGGTTTCCAGGCTTCATTTGTTTCCCTGTGATCCCTCTTTGATTGCTAGCACTGGCGCTTCCTCTGCTCCAGGGTCTTCTCATCACTAACCGTGTTCAAGGTTCATCTGTGGCTGGGGAAGGGTGGGAAAAGGCTGTGTTACTGGAAAGTGGATCCTGGAAGTACAGTTCTagatactgaaaaacaaatgctcAAATGTATCAACGACATTGAAGTTACAGCCTATGGTTTACAGACACACGTGGAAAATTACATTACATGGAGAAACAGATCAACTTCCTTATTTCTTGTCCAGCTCTTTCTCCCATCTCTCTCTTAAACTG
Above is a window of Larus michahellis chromosome 1, bLarMic1.1, whole genome shotgun sequence DNA encoding:
- the WDR91 gene encoding WD repeat-containing protein 91: MAAAAERTDELVREYLLFRGFTAALKQLDAEIKADREKGFRVDKIVDQLQQFVQSYDLSALRDYWSYLDRRLFSRLEDVYRPTVNKLKTSLFRYYLVHTVQTGRNDKAQEFFLKQASELQNQAEWKDWFVLPFLPAPDSNPTFATYFSRQWADTFIVSLHNFLSVLFQCMPVPVILNFEAECLRSSLIQEENESLRHKLFALQAESSRLKKEELEVEQAVVHHKLPAYVANMDRLGDSELDMTCSQRSTAHSLQSRGGFLSSFLSQSKKGPSRPAHASGASPTQTVSVLLGKKEPTNHQSAKGKDGTVGCKDGKSHFSGLVAGESSSLQQRQKRLQEHGKERKELLSKGTFQGQSIEKKTDISTAEAEPCSELHAEQVETSTKMPTSSAEAVGVRQEQPFIVLSQEEYGEHHSSIMYCRVDCSGRRVASLDVDGVIKVWSFNPIMQTKASSISKSPLLSLEWATKRDRLLLLGSGVGTVRLYDTEAKKNLCEISIDEDMPRILSLACSPSGASFVCSAAAQSPISHMDFSAVSSGGKSMNQVPGKLLLWDTKTMKQQLQFSLEPEPIAINCTAFNHNGNLLVTGAADGIVRLFDMQQHECAMSWKAHDGEVYSVEFSYDENTVYSIGEDGKFIQWNIHKSGLKVSEYDLPSEATGPFVLSGYSGYKQVQFPRGRLFAFDSEGNYMLTCSSTGGVIFKLNGEEKVLESCLSLGGHRAPVVTVDWSTAMDCGTCLTASMDGKIKLTTLLAQKS